A stretch of Polypterus senegalus isolate Bchr_013 chromosome 5, ASM1683550v1, whole genome shotgun sequence DNA encodes these proteins:
- the LOC120530109 gene encoding uncharacterized protein LOC120530109 isoform X3: METLLRSSAPSRPLRYFGIPCHDVYEALVSQIKKWSKADCVDGGEKCMYKLESANAHFIKAKHTTPVKKYIEDLNFRLIPYLLDIGCHVPAFSVSEAWYTLVDYGTNYCNLYNLIEGSGLNTVPGYKEMTNDFICTQHSSANCTIF; the protein is encoded by the exons GTACTTTGGAATTCCATGCCATGATGTCTATGAAGCACTGGTCAGCCAAATAAAGAAGTGGAGCAAGGCAGACTGCGTCGATGGAGGAGAGAAGTGCATGTACAAA CTGGAATCTGCTAATGCCCACTTCATAAAAGCCAAGCATACTACACCAGTGAAGAAGTACATTGAGGACCTGAACTTCAGACTCATCCCATACCTGCTGGACATTGGGTGTCATGTTCCC gcCTTTTCTGTCTCTGAAGCGTGGTACACCCTCGTGGATTACGGCACCAACTACTGCAACCTGTACAACCTGATTGAAG GCAGCGGGCTGAACACGGTCCCGGGATACAAGGAGATGACCAACGACTTCATCTGCACTCAGCACTCCTCGGCTAATTGCACCATTTTCTGA
- the LOC120530109 gene encoding uncharacterized protein LOC120530109 isoform X4 yields the protein MADNSVSQYFGIPCHDVYEALVSQIKKWSKADCVDGGEKCMYKLESANAHFIKAKHTTPVKKYIEDLNFRLIPYLLDIGCHVPAFSVSEAWYTLVDYGTNYCNLYNLIEGSGLNTVPGYKEMTNDFICTQHSSANCTIF from the exons GTACTTTGGAATTCCATGCCATGATGTCTATGAAGCACTGGTCAGCCAAATAAAGAAGTGGAGCAAGGCAGACTGCGTCGATGGAGGAGAGAAGTGCATGTACAAA CTGGAATCTGCTAATGCCCACTTCATAAAAGCCAAGCATACTACACCAGTGAAGAAGTACATTGAGGACCTGAACTTCAGACTCATCCCATACCTGCTGGACATTGGGTGTCATGTTCCC gcCTTTTCTGTCTCTGAAGCGTGGTACACCCTCGTGGATTACGGCACCAACTACTGCAACCTGTACAACCTGATTGAAG GCAGCGGGCTGAACACGGTCCCGGGATACAAGGAGATGACCAACGACTTCATCTGCACTCAGCACTCCTCGGCTAATTGCACCATTTTCTGA